A stretch of the Duncaniella dubosii genome encodes the following:
- a CDS encoding ABC transporter permease, translated as MDWIKSLFRVWRRETRLVFTDIGVLLFFFGLPIAYPVVYTLIYNPEVVKKMDTVVVDNSRSAESRELVRELGATQSINVIGYASDINEAKRAWHEKKCYGVIEIPADYARKIGRGEQAVASFYCDMSLLLRYRQYLFSITDVQMNEALRITSQRLSQGGLITSTIEGLPVNSQANFLGDVTQGFASFVMPGIVVLILQQSMLLGITMIAGTARDRRRRNGGIDPLGYDAGPLATVLGKSLCYMMIYIPLAYYILEIIPYMFALPHVGTFWNFMPVVFVFLLATTFLGQTLQVFVRERESSLLVIVFTSVVFLFLSGLTWPRYAFNKFWYMISELIPSTLGIEALIRINSNGSTISHLGHYYWGLWALTGLYFVTALTLRYFAKEHGSHECQASPMSESHSDNERQRGESAEVGEV; from the coding sequence ATGGACTGGATAAAAAGTTTATTCCGTGTATGGCGTCGGGAGACACGTCTCGTGTTTACGGACATTGGCGTGCTGTTGTTTTTCTTCGGACTTCCAATCGCTTATCCGGTGGTCTATACCTTAATATATAATCCGGAAGTTGTCAAGAAGATGGACACTGTCGTCGTCGATAACTCCCGCAGCGCCGAGAGCCGTGAACTGGTGAGGGAGCTTGGTGCTACACAATCGATCAACGTTATCGGTTATGCTTCGGATATAAACGAGGCGAAACGGGCGTGGCATGAAAAGAAGTGCTACGGTGTGATTGAGATTCCGGCTGATTATGCCCGTAAGATAGGCCGTGGGGAGCAGGCTGTGGCTTCGTTTTACTGCGACATGTCTTTGTTGCTGCGTTATCGCCAATATCTGTTCTCCATAACCGATGTGCAGATGAATGAGGCTTTGCGCATCACATCTCAACGGCTTTCTCAGGGTGGCTTGATTACGAGTACGATAGAAGGTCTGCCGGTTAACTCTCAGGCAAATTTTCTTGGCGACGTTACCCAAGGGTTCGCGTCATTCGTCATGCCTGGCATTGTGGTTCTGATTCTGCAGCAGAGCATGCTTCTCGGAATAACCATGATTGCAGGTACCGCCCGTGACCGCCGTCGCCGTAACGGAGGGATAGATCCTCTCGGCTACGATGCAGGGCCTCTTGCCACTGTGCTTGGCAAATCGCTTTGTTACATGATGATTTACATCCCGCTGGCCTACTATATCCTTGAAATAATCCCCTATATGTTCGCGCTGCCTCATGTTGGGACGTTCTGGAACTTCATGCCTGTCGTGTTCGTGTTTCTCCTTGCCACTACATTCCTTGGGCAGACTTTGCAGGTTTTTGTCAGGGAGCGTGAATCAAGTCTGCTTGTCATTGTCTTCACATCCGTCGTCTTCCTGTTTCTTTCAGGACTTACATGGCCGCGCTATGCCTTCAATAAATTCTGGTATATGATTTCAGAGCTTATCCCGTCGACTCTTGGAATCGAGGCGTTGATTCGAATAAACAGCAACGGTTCGACCATTTCGCACCTCGGTCATTATTACTGGGGGCTTTGGGCGCTCACAGGATTGTATTTCGTTACTGCCCTGACGCTTCGTTATTTTGCTAAAGAACACGGCTCGCACGAGTGTCAGGCATCGCCGATGTCAGAATCGCATTCCGACAATGAGCGTCAGCGAGGAGAAAGTGCTGAAGTGGGTGAAGTTTGA
- a CDS encoding YccF domain-containing protein, with amino-acid sequence MNIFLNIIWFVFGGLMVAVEYAISSVAMMLTIIGIPFGLQTLKLAKVALWPFGTEVVDDGWPSGCLAGVMNVVWWFVGGVPIALTHMLWGLIFCVTVVGIPFGMQHFKLMKLALFPFGTKVS; translated from the coding sequence ATGAATATATTTCTAAATATTATATGGTTTGTGTTTGGCGGACTTATGGTCGCTGTCGAATATGCGATTTCGAGTGTGGCAATGATGCTTACTATTATAGGTATTCCGTTTGGCCTGCAGACATTGAAGCTTGCCAAAGTGGCATTGTGGCCGTTTGGGACAGAAGTGGTGGATGACGGGTGGCCATCCGGCTGCCTTGCCGGTGTGATGAACGTCGTATGGTGGTTTGTCGGTGGAGTCCCCATAGCTCTGACTCATATGCTGTGGGGGCTGATATTCTGTGTGACCGTAGTCGGCATACCGTTTGGCATGCAGCATTTCAAACTTATGAAGCTTGCACTTTTCCCGTTCGGAACAAAGGTTAGCTGA
- a CDS encoding HlyD family secretion protein, with the protein MSDIKNSPAATPEQRENKILMVAMGIMVVICIVLAILGFCFLNKPKDIVEGQADATSIRISGKLPGRVMKIYVHEGDLVKAGDTLVHIHSSLVDAKLMQAEGMETVARTQNQKVDAGTRKQIVQAARDLVSQAEAAVGITRKTYTRMQNLFNEGVVSEQKRDEAKAAYDAAVAAHKAAQSQLDLAVSGAQKEDKESAAAMVDVAKGGVAEVQSLLEDQYLLAPCDGQIDAVYPEESELVSLGAPIMSLLKLSDKWVTFNVREELLNDMPMGGEIEIMIPALDQKKTKAKIYYIRDLGTYATWQATKATGQWDSKTFEVKARTIDSIPALRPGMSVVYFK; encoded by the coding sequence ATGTCAGATATAAAAAACAGCCCCGCTGCTACTCCCGAACAGCGCGAAAATAAGATCCTCATGGTGGCTATGGGCATAATGGTGGTAATCTGCATAGTGCTTGCGATACTCGGTTTCTGTTTCCTTAATAAGCCTAAGGACATAGTCGAAGGTCAGGCCGACGCTACATCTATCCGTATTTCCGGCAAGCTTCCCGGAAGAGTAATGAAGATTTATGTCCATGAAGGCGATCTCGTCAAGGCCGGTGACACGTTGGTGCACATCCATTCGTCGCTTGTCGATGCCAAACTTATGCAGGCGGAGGGTATGGAGACCGTTGCGCGCACTCAGAACCAGAAGGTGGATGCCGGTACACGCAAGCAGATTGTACAGGCAGCCCGCGATTTGGTCAGTCAGGCTGAGGCGGCCGTAGGCATCACCCGGAAGACCTATACGAGAATGCAGAATCTGTTCAATGAGGGAGTCGTGTCCGAACAGAAGCGTGATGAGGCCAAGGCTGCATACGATGCTGCCGTTGCCGCTCACAAGGCTGCCCAGAGCCAGCTCGACCTTGCTGTCTCCGGTGCGCAGAAAGAAGATAAGGAAAGCGCCGCCGCTATGGTCGATGTTGCAAAAGGCGGCGTGGCCGAGGTGCAGAGCCTTCTCGAAGACCAGTATCTTCTTGCTCCGTGCGACGGTCAGATTGATGCCGTTTATCCGGAGGAGAGTGAGCTCGTGTCGCTTGGTGCTCCGATAATGAGCCTTTTGAAGCTTAGCGACAAGTGGGTGACATTCAATGTACGCGAGGAATTGCTCAATGATATGCCTATGGGTGGAGAAATCGAGATTATGATTCCTGCTCTTGACCAGAAAAAGACTAAGGCCAAAATCTATTATATCCGTGATCTCGGCACTTACGCCACATGGCAGGCCACAAAGGCAACAGGGCAGTGGGACAGCAAAACCTTTGAGGTGAAAGCCCGCACGATTGACTCTATTCCGGCTCTGCGTCCGGGCATGAGTGTCGTGTATTTCAAATAG
- a CDS encoding ABC transporter permease — protein sequence MLLQIIKRELRRLTSRKIYIFMMLIVPICFTFFFLNLMGEGLPLKIPVGVVDLDHTSLSRKVCRSLNASELIDISADAESFHDAIEKVRSGEIYGFFYIPSDFQKKAISGGTPTLSFYSNMAVFVPGSLSFKGFKTIAVLTSGGIVKTTLVGMGADEDTAGALLQPVVIRSHPLNNPWLNYAIYLSPSFIPCLLALIVLLMTVFSICQENKTGTSVEWMRLARGNMAVALAGKLLPQTVIFTSVGVAMQAVMFRFLGFPLNCHPLNMIFAMLLLVMACQAFATFITEMLPNLRMAMSIVSLTGILCFSIAGFSFPVEKMYGGVAIFSYLVPIRYYFLIYIDQALNGIPLYYSRFYYMALLAFLLLPALGLRRLAKRLENPIYVP from the coding sequence ATGTTGTTACAGATTATAAAACGCGAACTACGTCGGCTCACATCAAGAAAGATTTATATCTTCATGATGTTGATTGTCCCGATATGCTTCACTTTTTTCTTCCTCAATCTTATGGGCGAAGGACTGCCGTTGAAGATACCTGTAGGAGTGGTCGATCTTGACCACACATCTCTTTCCCGTAAGGTATGCCGTTCGCTCAATGCAAGTGAACTTATTGACATCTCGGCCGATGCCGAGAGTTTCCACGATGCCATTGAGAAAGTCAGGAGTGGCGAAATATATGGTTTTTTCTATATTCCATCGGATTTTCAGAAAAAGGCCATCAGTGGAGGGACTCCGACATTGTCGTTTTATTCAAACATGGCGGTTTTCGTACCCGGTTCGCTGTCATTCAAAGGCTTCAAGACGATTGCAGTTTTGACAAGCGGCGGCATTGTCAAAACGACACTTGTCGGTATGGGTGCGGATGAGGATACTGCCGGAGCATTGCTTCAGCCTGTAGTGATTCGTAGCCATCCTTTGAATAATCCTTGGCTGAACTATGCAATCTACCTCAGTCCGTCTTTTATTCCTTGCCTTCTGGCTCTGATTGTGTTGCTTATGACGGTTTTCAGCATCTGTCAGGAAAACAAGACCGGAACATCGGTCGAATGGATGAGGTTGGCCCGTGGAAACATGGCAGTCGCTCTTGCGGGAAAACTGTTGCCGCAGACTGTGATTTTCACTTCGGTCGGGGTGGCTATGCAGGCGGTGATGTTCCGTTTCCTCGGTTTTCCGCTTAACTGCCATCCGCTCAATATGATATTTGCGATGCTGCTGCTCGTCATGGCCTGTCAGGCTTTCGCGACTTTTATTACGGAGATGCTTCCGAATCTCCGCATGGCAATGAGTATAGTCTCGCTGACGGGCATTCTGTGTTTCTCGATAGCCGGGTTTTCGTTCCCGGTCGAAAAGATGTATGGCGGAGTTGCAATCTTTTCATATCTTGTCCCGATACGCTATTATTTCCTGATTTATATAGATCAGGCGCTTAATGGCATCCCTCTCTACTATTCCCGCTTTTACTATATGGCTCTTCTCGCTTTCCTGCTACTGCCTGCACTTGGATTGCGGAGGCTTGCCAAACGACTTGAAAATCCTATTTATGTGCCATAG
- a CDS encoding DUF4421 domain-containing protein produces the protein MLRNSVQYILSTVLVSISGLTLHAQSTPCDSLPRSSTRWIHQLIENGFHINDSSVCYPAFPRFALKVYNWGDKTFNSYDKNYVVGTGKNWKLQGKNYGWIETQTMLFPKNSSISMHSNLYSDAGAYLSFMAVSVGYMWNIDKLFDHDTKRHTFNFDFTCSRFFINYSKVSSEGGMILTRFGDYNDGKTFRYDFDDVNITTTNLDAYYFFNHYKYSHAAAYTFSKYQLRTSGTAIAGITGGEQNISMNFENLPPDMLAALPLDSNKYTFHYRDIAVLGGYARNWVLKPRRWLLNLTAMGALGYKRTYEDATDGIRNMVANSYRLSLSCVYNHGALFASAQARSHGYLYYNSNFTHFSTFSSLTLIVGMRF, from the coding sequence ATGCTTAGGAATTCAGTGCAATACATACTATCTACTGTCTTGGTTTCCATATCAGGTCTCACTCTTCATGCCCAGTCGACACCTTGCGACTCTCTTCCGCGCAGCTCCACTCGCTGGATTCATCAGCTGATTGAGAACGGCTTTCACATAAACGACTCATCCGTCTGCTATCCGGCCTTCCCACGTTTTGCCCTTAAAGTCTACAACTGGGGGGACAAGACGTTCAATTCCTATGACAAAAACTATGTTGTGGGGACAGGAAAAAACTGGAAGCTGCAAGGAAAAAACTATGGCTGGATTGAGACACAGACAATGCTCTTTCCGAAAAACTCATCAATCTCCATGCACTCCAACCTGTATTCCGATGCAGGTGCTTATCTCAGCTTCATGGCGGTGAGCGTTGGATACATGTGGAATATCGACAAGCTTTTCGATCACGACACAAAACGCCATACATTCAACTTCGACTTCACATGCTCACGTTTTTTCATAAACTACAGTAAGGTGTCGTCTGAAGGTGGTATGATCCTCACACGGTTCGGAGACTACAACGACGGAAAAACCTTCCGCTATGATTTCGATGACGTCAACATTACCACAACCAACCTCGATGCCTACTATTTCTTTAATCACTACAAATATTCTCACGCAGCCGCCTATACCTTCTCCAAATATCAGCTGCGGACTTCCGGAACAGCCATAGCCGGTATCACCGGAGGCGAACAGAATATCAGCATGAATTTTGAGAATCTTCCTCCCGACATGCTGGCCGCCCTACCCCTTGACTCAAATAAATACACTTTCCACTATCGCGACATCGCAGTGCTCGGCGGCTATGCAAGAAACTGGGTGCTAAAACCACGCCGATGGCTTCTGAACCTGACGGCAATGGGCGCTCTCGGCTACAAGCGCACATACGAAGATGCGACAGACGGCATCCGCAATATGGTCGCGAATAGCTACCGGCTGTCGCTCAGTTGTGTATATAACCACGGAGCGCTGTTCGCATCCGCGCAGGCAAGATCACACGGGTATCTCTACTATAATTCAAACTTCACCCACTTCAGCACTTTCTCCTCGCTGACGCTCATTGTCGGAATGCGATTCTGA